Proteins found in one Neodiprion lecontei isolate iyNeoLeco1 chromosome 6, iyNeoLeco1.1, whole genome shotgun sequence genomic segment:
- the LOC107218456 gene encoding protein FAM114A2 isoform X1 has product MATSESDDFESADEELDNLSAPAKRVSPRRARAVVDSDSDDTDWTSSKIDPSYGTLGTSDTKRKRASPTFPKHKPSSIQVSLKNLESEGKSDDTVDPKPALSQPPAVSQAEKEASSESNTSQDLSVPNEKKPEPSNETGKSDGSVLPPKTTDERQATSELSTTASGKDEVEKPVTETVSRPKRERQQRQQKQREPRSLGEKKLGSKITSEDAKPRKVEGAVKSPIVEKCWEELDDILSKPRPDIEQRKSKWDSSWDDPTKPKGADEEIEENIEVPEELKSNKKFKEVFKSDGWGDMDEDLEIPDEMSEEKILPVLDKLSLAGEEQNKNAGWGWGGWGVSSLINTASAGVTSLTNHVSHGLTMLEESIGVPDPEELAKTEESETEGSKTEGVADERSQLEKEPSDTQSQSSFGFGNLMSGVSSITKLVESTSNKVIAGGLDTLETIGKKTMEVLQDGDPGLKKKRAFFTQDSDKPILSQMLREAKDKAETEEKTLEEKQLARKVHFESLFDDYQGLVHLEALEMLSKQCDIKIQQHMINLNADELCSVQETLDEVKELCDLGDDDGDDVHETDLQERLKGACKDLGVTMTYDKLIDTWEQTRAYLSTVISTESVPADREVFQRAISTLAQFTALSVERFHKTAELLLVKERRSTVNEADALVQLTNILAGEVGVIANLFADKLNERVKHSDKPDATNANITTIFLEAANASSYIQDAFKLLIPVLQVGAT; this is encoded by the exons ATGGCAACGTCAGAAAGTGACGACTTCGAAAGCGCTGACGAGGAATTGGACAACCTTTCGGCGCCAGCTAAGCGCGTTTCTCCACGTAGAGCCCGGGCCGTCGTCGACTCGGATTCGGACGACACGGACTGGACCTCCTCAAAGATTGACCCCTCCTACGGAACCCTGGGCACATCTGACACCAAGAGAAAACGCGCCTCTCCAACCTTCCCAAAACACAAACCAAGCTCTATTCAAGTCAGCTTGAAGAACCTAGAGAGCGAGGGTAAGTCTGACGACACCGTTGACCCGAAACCAGCTCTTAGCCAACCGCCAGCGGTATCGCAAGCTGAGAAAGAAGCGTCGTCGGAATCGAATACGTCCCAAGATTTGTCGGTACCTAATGAGAAGAAGCCAGAGCCTTCGAATGAAACTGGAAAATCAGACGGTTCTGTACTACCGCCAAAAACTACGGATGAACGTCAAGCCACTTCTGAGTTGTCGACAACTGCCAGCGGCAAGGATGAGGTAGAAAAACCAGTCACAGAAACCGTCAGCAGACCGAAAAGGGAGAGACAGCAGAGACAGCAAAAGCAACGGGAGCCTAGGTCTCTCGGGGAAAAGAAACTGGGGTCTAAGATCACCTCAGAAGATGCAAAGCCCAGAAAAGTTGAAGGGGCGGTAAAGTCTCCTATAGTCGAGAAATGCTGGGAAGAATTGGATGATATTTTGTCAAAACCCCGACCCGACATTGAACAGAGAAAGTCCAAGTGGGACAGCAGTTGGGACGATCCAACGAAACCGAAGGGCGCAGATGAAGAGATAGAAGAGAATATTGAGGTTCCGGAAGAGttgaaatcgaataaaaagtTCAAAGAGGTGTTTAAGTCCGATGGCTGGGGAGATATGGATGAGGATTTAGAAATCCCTGATGAAATGTCAGAGGAAAAGATTCTCCCTGTATTAGACAAGCTATCCTTAGCTGGCGAAGAACAGAACAAAAATGCCGGTTGGGGATGGGGTGGATGGGGCGTCAGTTCATTGATAAACACGGCGTCGGCCGGAGTCACTAGCCTAACGAACCATGTGAGTCACGGATTGACGATGCTCGAAGAAAGCATCGGTGTTCCAGACCCTGAAGAATTGGCAAAAACTGAAGAGAGCGAGACCGAAGGTAGCAAGACCGAAGGTGTTGCCGACG AAAGAAGTCAACTGGAAAAAGAGCCGTCTGATACACAATCTCAATCATCATTTGGTTTTGGTAATCTGATGTCCGGTGTTTCTTCTATAACAAAACTTGTCGAATCAACAAGTAACAAAGTAATTGCTGGAGGTTTGGACACGCTGGAAACAATTGGTAAGAAGACAATGGAAGTATTACAAGACGGAGATCCCGGACTCAAGAAGAAAAGAGCTTTCTTCACGCAAGACAGTGACAAGCCTATATTATCACAAATGCTTAGGGAAGCTAAGGACAAAGCAGAAACAGAAGAGAAAACtttagaagaaaaacaattggCTAGAAAAGTACACTTTGAAAGTCTCTTCGATGACTATCAGGGACTTGTACATTTGGAAGCGCTAGAAATGCTGTCTAAACAATGTGATATCAAGATACAGCAGCACATGATCAATTTAAATGCCGACGAGTTGTGCTCTGTTCAAGAGACCTTAGATGAGGTAAAGGAACTGTGTGATTTGGGAGACGACGACGGAGATGATGTACACGAGACTGATCTTCAGGAAAGATTGAAGGGAGCTTGTAAAGACCTTGGAGTGACTATGACTTACGATAAACTTATTGAC ACTTGGGAACAAACAAGGGCCTACCTTTCAACTGTGATTTCTACAGAGTCGGTGCCTGCTGATAGAGAAGTGTTTCAACGTGCCATTTCGACTCTTGCTCAATTCACAGCACTTTCTGTAGAAAGATTTCACAAAACGGCAGAATTACTTCTTGTCAAGGAAAGACGTAGCACTGTAAACGAAGCCGACGCTTTGGTTCAGCTCACCAACATTTTAGCAGGCGAAGTTGGAGTCATCGCTAACCTGTTTGCAGACAAGCTGAATGAGCGTGTTAAACATTCAGACAAACCAGACGCCACAAATGCTAATATCACCACGATTTTCCTCGAG GCAGCAAATGCAAGCTCATACATTCAAGATGCCTTCAAATTGTTGATTCCAGTTCTCCAAGTTGGAGCTACATAG
- the LOC107218456 gene encoding protein FAM114A2 isoform X2, whose product MATSESDDFESADEELDNLSAPAKRVSPRRARAVVDSDSDDTDWTSSKIDPSYGTLGTSDTKRKRASPTFPKHKPSSIQVSLKNLESEGKSDDTVDPKPALSQPPAVSQAEKEASSESNTSQDLSVPNEKKPEPSNETGKSDGSVLPPKTTDERQATSELSTTASGKDEVEKPVTETVSRPKRERQQRQQKQREPRSLGEKKLGSKITSEDAKPRKVEGAVKSPIVEKCWEELDDILSKPRPDIEQRKSKWDSSWDDPTKPKGADEEIEENIEVPEELKSNKKFKEVFKSDGWGDMDEDLEIPDEMSEEKILPVLDKLSLAGEEQNKNAGWGWGGWGVSSLINTASAGVTSLTNHVSHGLTMLEESIGVPDPEELAKTEESETEGSKTEGVADERSQLEKEPSDTQSQSSFGFGNLMSGVSSITKLVESTSNKVIAGGLDTLETIGKKTMEVLQDGDPGLKKKRAFFTQDSDKPILSQMLREAKDKAETEEKTLEEKQLARKVHFESLFDDYQGLVHLEALEMLSKQCDIKIQQHMINLNADELCSVQETLDEVKELCDLGDDDGDDVHETDLQERLKGACKDLGVTMTYDKLIDTWEQTRAYLSTVISTESVPADREVFQRAISTLAQFTALSVERFHKTAELLLVKERRSTVNEADALVQLTNILAGEVGVIANLFADKLNERVKHSDKPDATNANITTIFLELVVFEVEN is encoded by the exons ATGGCAACGTCAGAAAGTGACGACTTCGAAAGCGCTGACGAGGAATTGGACAACCTTTCGGCGCCAGCTAAGCGCGTTTCTCCACGTAGAGCCCGGGCCGTCGTCGACTCGGATTCGGACGACACGGACTGGACCTCCTCAAAGATTGACCCCTCCTACGGAACCCTGGGCACATCTGACACCAAGAGAAAACGCGCCTCTCCAACCTTCCCAAAACACAAACCAAGCTCTATTCAAGTCAGCTTGAAGAACCTAGAGAGCGAGGGTAAGTCTGACGACACCGTTGACCCGAAACCAGCTCTTAGCCAACCGCCAGCGGTATCGCAAGCTGAGAAAGAAGCGTCGTCGGAATCGAATACGTCCCAAGATTTGTCGGTACCTAATGAGAAGAAGCCAGAGCCTTCGAATGAAACTGGAAAATCAGACGGTTCTGTACTACCGCCAAAAACTACGGATGAACGTCAAGCCACTTCTGAGTTGTCGACAACTGCCAGCGGCAAGGATGAGGTAGAAAAACCAGTCACAGAAACCGTCAGCAGACCGAAAAGGGAGAGACAGCAGAGACAGCAAAAGCAACGGGAGCCTAGGTCTCTCGGGGAAAAGAAACTGGGGTCTAAGATCACCTCAGAAGATGCAAAGCCCAGAAAAGTTGAAGGGGCGGTAAAGTCTCCTATAGTCGAGAAATGCTGGGAAGAATTGGATGATATTTTGTCAAAACCCCGACCCGACATTGAACAGAGAAAGTCCAAGTGGGACAGCAGTTGGGACGATCCAACGAAACCGAAGGGCGCAGATGAAGAGATAGAAGAGAATATTGAGGTTCCGGAAGAGttgaaatcgaataaaaagtTCAAAGAGGTGTTTAAGTCCGATGGCTGGGGAGATATGGATGAGGATTTAGAAATCCCTGATGAAATGTCAGAGGAAAAGATTCTCCCTGTATTAGACAAGCTATCCTTAGCTGGCGAAGAACAGAACAAAAATGCCGGTTGGGGATGGGGTGGATGGGGCGTCAGTTCATTGATAAACACGGCGTCGGCCGGAGTCACTAGCCTAACGAACCATGTGAGTCACGGATTGACGATGCTCGAAGAAAGCATCGGTGTTCCAGACCCTGAAGAATTGGCAAAAACTGAAGAGAGCGAGACCGAAGGTAGCAAGACCGAAGGTGTTGCCGACG AAAGAAGTCAACTGGAAAAAGAGCCGTCTGATACACAATCTCAATCATCATTTGGTTTTGGTAATCTGATGTCCGGTGTTTCTTCTATAACAAAACTTGTCGAATCAACAAGTAACAAAGTAATTGCTGGAGGTTTGGACACGCTGGAAACAATTGGTAAGAAGACAATGGAAGTATTACAAGACGGAGATCCCGGACTCAAGAAGAAAAGAGCTTTCTTCACGCAAGACAGTGACAAGCCTATATTATCACAAATGCTTAGGGAAGCTAAGGACAAAGCAGAAACAGAAGAGAAAACtttagaagaaaaacaattggCTAGAAAAGTACACTTTGAAAGTCTCTTCGATGACTATCAGGGACTTGTACATTTGGAAGCGCTAGAAATGCTGTCTAAACAATGTGATATCAAGATACAGCAGCACATGATCAATTTAAATGCCGACGAGTTGTGCTCTGTTCAAGAGACCTTAGATGAGGTAAAGGAACTGTGTGATTTGGGAGACGACGACGGAGATGATGTACACGAGACTGATCTTCAGGAAAGATTGAAGGGAGCTTGTAAAGACCTTGGAGTGACTATGACTTACGATAAACTTATTGAC ACTTGGGAACAAACAAGGGCCTACCTTTCAACTGTGATTTCTACAGAGTCGGTGCCTGCTGATAGAGAAGTGTTTCAACGTGCCATTTCGACTCTTGCTCAATTCACAGCACTTTCTGTAGAAAGATTTCACAAAACGGCAGAATTACTTCTTGTCAAGGAAAGACGTAGCACTGTAAACGAAGCCGACGCTTTGGTTCAGCTCACCAACATTTTAGCAGGCGAAGTTGGAGTCATCGCTAACCTGTTTGCAGACAAGCTGAATGAGCGTGTTAAACATTCAGACAAACCAGACGCCACAAATGCTAATATCACCACGATTTTCCTCGAG TTGGTGGTTTTTGAAGTTGAAAACTGA